The Pukyongia salina genome segment CGAAATTAAGGTTCCCATCGTTCAATAGAACCGAACCATAATTGGCATCCAGGCGCGAAAACTGTGGTTTGAACTCGAAATCGTTTCCACCCATTATAATGTCCAGGGAACCATCGTTATTCACATCGGCGCAGGTTATTCCGCATACGCAGGACAGTTGTGTCTGGGCAGGCAATTCGATGGTTGAAAAGCTTCCATTACCATTATTTACGGCGATAATCGTAGCCGAGGTGTTTACCTCCCTAACCAGGGAATTGTTTATTATATTTTCTGAAAAAAGTTCCTGTATAGATCGGGTAGCGTATTCGGATGCTTTCAAATTTTGTTTTTTAAGGGAAACGAGTTGGGTTACGATCTCTTTCTTCTGATGCATAGGCATATCTCTGCCTTCGAGCCTCTGGGTGATTATTTGCTCGATAGTACCGTTGTTGTCGAAATCGTTTACCCACATTTTAATGCGTTGCTCTTCCGAAGGCTTATAATGAAGGTTCTTCCCTTCGTTTCCAATAATAAAATCGAGGTCGCCATCTTTATCTATGTCTACCGGAAGGATGGTATTCCACCAGCCATTCAATGCTTGTAGATCCGTTTGCCAGATCTCGAGCTTGTTGTCCTTGAACTTATAGATATTAGGTGAGCCCCAATCCGATACGGTAACGAGTTCTTTGATAGAATCCCCATCTATATCTGCCCAGGTAGCATCTGTGATCATCCCGCTTGCCGTTACAGCGGTAATTGCTTCTTTTTTACTTCTGAAATTTCCATCACCCACATTTTCAAGGTATGTATGCGTAGGGTTCACACCATAAATTCCTATAATACTTCTTGCACCAACAAATACATCCATATCGCCGTCTCCATCCATATCGTGTGGTGCAATTACTGCAATATTCATAGTATTTGGTGGTAGATCCAGTATTTTTTTGCTGAAGCGTCCTTTGCCATCATTTATATAGAGCCTGAGGCCTTCGTTATTTATTTCATTTACCTGGTTTCCACCCGAACCTACGATCAGGTCGAGATCGCCGTCTCCATCTGCATCTAAGAATGCGGCTGCTGTATCTTCGTTAAATTTGTCCTGAGAGAATACGTCATTCTTCATTTCACTTAAAACCCCTTTACCTTTGTGAATATATAGGGTTGCTGCCTGGTTCTTTGCACCTCCAATAAAAGTGTCTTCGTGTCCGTCTCCGTTAACATCGCCCACAGCGATCGCCGGCCCTTCCTGAGACAGCATACGGGCAATTAAGCCTTCATGGTCAAAATCTGAATAAGAATTCTCATCGTGCTTCTTCAGGCCTGCATTGTCTACTTCGGTAAGCAGTGGTTTAATATCGGCGGGTTTTGGAGGGATATATTTCCCGCTAGCCTCTTCCTGTTTTAATACCAAGGTCTGATTTGCGGCAATATTTTCGAGCTTTGTCGTGCGATCATCCGGCCAGATCACCCTGATGGAATCTATTTTATCTTCTTTTCCCAAACCAATGGTCATTGGATATTCCATAGACGACTGAAAACCGCGAGATGGAATCAATTCCTGTAAAACGATATTGTCTTTATAGTACAATCTTACAGTTGTACCCACCGCGAATTTGTTCTTGTCTGTACCTTCGAATTTAAGTTTGATATAGTTGTTGTTTCCAGTTTCCCTGGCGTTGTTCTTATACACAAAGGCCTCCATGTTCACATTATTCACAACCAGGTCGAGGTCGCCGTCATTGTCAAGATCTCCATAAGCTGCTCCGTTGGATAGACTTGGGACGCCGAGGCCCCATTTTTCGGCTTCATTGCTAAAGGTAAGATCGCCGTTGTTCTTATAGGCGTAATTAGGTACAGGTACAACCGGCATTTTATTGATGATAGAATCGATGGCTTCCTTTTTACCTGTCATAGCCATTTTCTGGATAATTTCATTGGCAAGGAAGTCTACGAAGTCGAGATCGGTGAGATCGTGATTGATACCGTTGGTAACAAAAATATCGCGCAGGCCGTCGTTGTCCATGTCGAAAATTAGTCCCGACCAACTCCAGTCTGTTGCAGATACACCACTGTAATAGGCTATTTCGGAGAACGTTCCATTTCCGTTGTTCAGTTGTAGGGTGTTCTGTATGTATTGTTGATAAAAGTCCTTGCTTTGCTTCAGCTTAAAAACATTATATCCTTCAAATTCCATGACCGATTTAACACGCTGGTCGCCATCAGGGAGCATATCGGTTATAAAGATATCGGCATTCCCATCATTATTGATATCGGCCATATCGATACCCATAGCCGAGAGACAGAGGTGCGACATCCAGTTCTTAATATCTTCGGTAAAAGTGCCATCCTGGTTATTGATATAGAGGTAATCGCGTTCGTAGAAATCGTTAGAAACGTAGATGTCCGGGTAGAGGTCACCATTGATATCACTTATCATAACCCCCAGACCAAAGCCTATTAAACTGCCATAGATACCTGCTTCTTCGCTTACTTCCACAAAAGTTCCATTGTCATTACGAAGTAACATATCGCCAACCCCACGAAATAATTTTGGCACATCCCAATCCTGAGCCCTAACATCCCGTTGATGCGCAAAACCGAGGCTACTAACCGGGATATTACTATTGTTCAAGATATAGGCATCCAGGTCACCATCCTTATCATAATCGAAGAAAGTAGCGTGGGTGGTAAAACCACTGGTGGCTAGATTGAATTCTTTTGCCTTTTCGGAGAATGTTAGGTCGCCATTGTTTATGTAAAGGTCGTTGTCGTGATTGTCGCCTTCCATGTTTCCGGCATTGCTCACATAAATATCCAGGAGACCATCGTTGTTTACATCTACCATGGTCACCCCGGTAGACCAGGGTTTATGACCTTCAACCCCGGCAGATTGGGATATGTCCTTAAATTTAAAATCGCCCTGATTGAGAAATAGTTTGTTCTTCCCCATGTTCGCCGTCATATAGATATCGGCCAGACCATCGTTATTGATATCTCCAATGGCAACACCACCACCGTTATAGAAATTTCTGTATTTAAAGATGTTGAATTCCTTTTGGTTTTCCACCACATTATTAAAACGAATGTTCGTTTGTTCCTGCGACATCAATGTGAATAATGGGCTGGTTTCACCTGTTTCTTCTTCTTTCTCGTTCGAGTTACAGGCAAGGAGAAGAGTACTTAATACTAAAACAAAACTATATTTTGAAAGATTCATGTAATCTATCTTTTATTTATTGATCTTTAAAAAAACGGGTTGGTCGTTATTACGGGTAATTACAAGATATTTTTCGTCCTGGTAATTTAAAAATTCGATGCTCCGGCAGGCTCCGGCAATATCAAAGAACCTATTGCTA includes the following:
- a CDS encoding VCBS repeat-containing protein, producing the protein MNLSKYSFVLVLSTLLLACNSNEKEEETGETSPLFTLMSQEQTNIRFNNVVENQKEFNIFKYRNFYNGGGVAIGDINNDGLADIYMTANMGKNKLFLNQGDFKFKDISQSAGVEGHKPWSTGVTMVDVNNDGLLDIYVSNAGNMEGDNHDNDLYINNGDLTFSEKAKEFNLATSGFTTHATFFDYDKDGDLDAYILNNSNIPVSSLGFAHQRDVRAQDWDVPKLFRGVGDMLLRNDNGTFVEVSEEAGIYGSLIGFGLGVMISDINGDLYPDIYVSNDFYERDYLYINNQDGTFTEDIKNWMSHLCLSAMGIDMADINNDGNADIFITDMLPDGDQRVKSVMEFEGYNVFKLKQSKDFYQQYIQNTLQLNNGNGTFSEIAYYSGVSATDWSWSGLIFDMDNDGLRDIFVTNGINHDLTDLDFVDFLANEIIQKMAMTGKKEAIDSIINKMPVVPVPNYAYKNNGDLTFSNEAEKWGLGVPSLSNGAAYGDLDNDGDLDLVVNNVNMEAFVYKNNARETGNNNYIKLKFEGTDKNKFAVGTTVRLYYKDNIVLQELIPSRGFQSSMEYPMTIGLGKEDKIDSIRVIWPDDRTTKLENIAANQTLVLKQEEASGKYIPPKPADIKPLLTEVDNAGLKKHDENSYSDFDHEGLIARMLSQEGPAIAVGDVNGDGHEDTFIGGAKNQAATLYIHKGKGVLSEMKNDVFSQDKFNEDTAAAFLDADGDGDLDLIVGSGGNQVNEINNEGLRLYINDGKGRFSKKILDLPPNTMNIAVIAPHDMDGDGDMDVFVGARSIIGIYGVNPTHTYLENVGDGNFRSKKEAITAVTASGMITDATWADIDGDSIKELVTVSDWGSPNIYKFKDNKLEIWQTDLQALNGWWNTILPVDIDKDGDLDFIIGNEGKNLHYKPSEEQRIKMWVNDFDNNGTIEQIITQRLEGRDMPMHQKKEIVTQLVSLKKQNLKASEYATRSIQELFSENIINNSLVREVNTSATIIAVNNGNGSFSTIELPAQTQLSCVCGITCADVNNDGSLDIIMGGNDFEFKPQFSRLDANYGSVLLNDGNLNFDWQNYNESGFMVKEEIKHIRQFHDAAGNAYIIVAINDEKPRVFAIGQ